In Campylobacter sp. 2014D-0216, the following proteins share a genomic window:
- a CDS encoding HugZ family heme oxygenase, protein MNFSTIIEHMNSHHQSNLIDLCKKFSNSKKIEKAILQSVDFEGLDIIYNDDQTLRINFPTKADVNTIKDIIIELCMNAKSDDLENIHQEIDEFIAQYNSIILATLTENGETTCSYAPFFRFQSENYIYISQISEHFHNIKTNPNNIEVMFLEDECKASSVTLRKRLRYKASASILERDAEFDKKYDEFEKQTKDDKAVKMIRSMLDFHLIKLDFHNGRFVKGFGKAYDIQDGKIIHIKGKHPHQFSHKK, encoded by the coding sequence ATGAATTTTAGCACTATCATAGAGCATATGAACTCACATCATCAATCCAACCTTATAGACTTATGCAAAAAATTTTCTAACTCCAAGAAAATCGAAAAAGCTATACTTCAGAGTGTAGACTTTGAAGGACTAGATATAATCTATAATGATGATCAAACACTACGCATTAATTTTCCAACAAAAGCTGATGTAAACACTATTAAAGATATCATTATCGAGCTTTGCATGAATGCAAAAAGCGATGATTTGGAAAACATTCATCAAGAGATTGATGAATTTATCGCACAATATAATTCCATCATTTTAGCAACACTCACTGAAAATGGCGAAACCACTTGCTCTTATGCTCCATTTTTTAGATTTCAATCTGAAAATTACATTTACATTAGTCAAATCAGTGAGCATTTTCACAATATCAAAACAAATCCAAACAACATTGAAGTAATGTTTTTAGAAGATGAATGCAAAGCAAGTTCAGTCACTCTAAGAAAAAGACTGCGCTATAAAGCAAGTGCATCTATTCTTGAAAGAGATGCAGAGTTTGACAAAAAATACGATGAATTTGAAAAACAAACAAAAGATGATAAAGCAGTGAAGATGATTAGATCTATGCTTGATTTTCATTTAATTAAGCTTGATTTCCATAATGGACGCTTTGTGAAAGGATTTGGTAAAGCTTATGATATACAAGATGGAAAAATTATTCACATCAAAGGCAAACACCCTCATCAATTCTCACACAAAAAATAG
- the tatB gene encoding Sec-independent protein translocase protein TatB, producing MSFGEILVILVVAILVLGPEKLPSTIVEIAKILKAIKSNIDEAKASINKELKIAELKDEAQKYKDEFSQTNENIRKKLSFEEFDQLKEDILNNTNEVKNEINELGKDIQELSNLEENTQKNDKNTQKMES from the coding sequence ATGAGTTTTGGCGAAATTTTGGTTATTTTGGTTGTAGCTATTTTGGTACTTGGCCCTGAAAAATTACCTTCAACCATAGTGGAAATTGCAAAAATCTTAAAAGCTATTAAAAGCAATATCGATGAAGCAAAAGCTAGTATCAATAAAGAATTAAAAATAGCAGAATTAAAAGATGAAGCACAAAAATACAAAGATGAATTCTCACAAACTAATGAAAACATTAGAAAAAAACTCAGCTTTGAAGAATTTGATCAACTCAAAGAAGATATTTTAAATAATACCAATGAAGTAAAAAACGAAATCAATGAACTAGGAAAAGATATACAAGAACTTTCTAATCTCGAAGAAAATACTCAAAAAAATGACAAAAATACTCAAAAAATGGAAAGCTAA
- a CDS encoding ArsR/SmtB family transcription factor codes for MQDFLKITSAINDESRILILAFLQKHGKLCVCDLQSSLNMSQSRLSRHLKILKEANFLEVDRQGVWAYYGVRDNLDIFCKDILKNINSLSLKLPELKRFSCECVNAR; via the coding sequence ATGCAGGATTTTTTAAAAATAACAAGTGCGATTAATGATGAAAGTAGAATTTTAATTCTAGCTTTCTTGCAAAAACACGGAAAGCTTTGTGTGTGTGATCTACAAAGTTCGTTAAATATGAGTCAATCAAGACTTTCAAGACATCTTAAAATTTTAAAAGAAGCTAATTTTTTGGAAGTAGATAGACAAGGTGTTTGGGCGTATTATGGGGTTAGGGATAATTTGGATATTTTTTGTAAGGATATATTAAAAAATATCAACAGTCTTTCTTTGAAACTTCCTGAATTAAAAAGGTTTTCTTGTGAATGCGTTAATGCTAGGTAA
- a CDS encoding permease — MWDKILIILQDFLVLLGEISILFILVSMFVAFVNEKYSKFFETHLKSDGFGSYVKAILLGALTPFCSCSSIPLLNAFLRAGVPLGVCMAYLITSPLINPIIIVMFIVSFGVKITLLYIGFLLGVILFLAFGISKINTKVFFNDDFLNNELQEGQINSCCSSAKSSQFFTQSSCCSSSKITQSTTKSTCCSSNNPSLNFTKPKTQFKKYFTQSFQEYKKIFPYIFVGMAIGAIIHGVFPQNFFETYLIDYGVLGVFVAAFMGVLLYMNCTAMIPVALALTTSGVPLGIMMSFLIAGAGCSLPELILLKRIFKTNFLVLFASMIVMIAISFGLLMFFI, encoded by the coding sequence GTGTGGGATAAAATTTTAATTATTTTGCAAGATTTCTTAGTTCTTTTGGGTGAAATTTCCATTTTATTTATCTTGGTGAGTATGTTTGTTGCTTTTGTGAATGAAAAGTATTCTAAATTTTTTGAGACTCACTTAAAAAGTGATGGATTTGGAAGCTATGTTAAGGCTATACTTTTAGGTGCTTTGACACCTTTTTGTTCGTGTTCAAGTATCCCTCTTTTAAATGCTTTTTTAAGAGCAGGTGTTCCACTTGGTGTGTGTATGGCGTATTTAATCACATCGCCTTTAATCAACCCTATCATTATCGTGATGTTTATAGTGAGTTTTGGGGTTAAGATCACCTTGCTTTATATAGGATTTTTGTTAGGGGTTATTTTATTTCTTGCTTTTGGAATATCAAAAATCAATACAAAAGTATTTTTTAATGATGATTTTTTAAATAATGAACTTCAAGAAGGACAAATCAATTCTTGTTGTTCTAGTGCTAAATCTAGTCAGTTTTTCACTCAAAGTTCATGTTGTTCAAGCTCTAAAATAACCCAATCTACCACAAAAAGTACTTGTTGCTCATCAAATAACCCATCACTTAATTTTACAAAACCTAAAACTCAATTCAAAAAATACTTCACTCAAAGCTTCCAAGAATATAAAAAAATTTTTCCTTATATTTTTGTTGGTATGGCTATAGGGGCTATTATACATGGTGTTTTTCCGCAAAATTTCTTTGAGACCTATCTTATAGATTATGGAGTTTTAGGCGTGTTTGTAGCAGCTTTTATGGGGGTTTTACTTTATATGAATTGTACTGCTATGATTCCTGTGGCGCTTGCTTTAACTACAAGTGGGGTTCCACTTGGTATAATGATGAGTTTTTTAATAGCAGGGGCGGGGTGTTCTTTACCTGAACTTATCTTGCTTAAAAGAATTTTTAAAACAAACTTTTTGGTTTTATTTGCAAGTATGATTGTTATGATCGCTATTAGCTTTGGACTTTTAATGTTTTTTATATAA
- the tatC gene encoding twin-arginine translocase subunit TatC yields MFEELKPHLVELRKRLFISVACVVVMFFVCFSFNNYIIDILKAPVEAALPEISRQMTFVELQEPLFTAMKVSFFTAFLISLPVIFWQFWKFVAPGLYDNEKKLVIPFVSFASIMFALGALFCYYVVIPLAFKFLIDFGVQTQDFKPLISIGLYVGFFTKLVIAFGLAFEMPVITFFFAKLGLVDDAFLKKHFRVSVLVIFVFSAMMTPPDVISQFLMAVPLCGLYGISIYIAKKVNPSKKEDDTDE; encoded by the coding sequence ATGTTTGAAGAATTAAAACCACATTTAGTAGAACTAAGAAAAAGATTATTTATCAGTGTTGCTTGTGTTGTTGTAATGTTTTTTGTATGTTTTAGTTTTAATAACTATATTATCGATATACTTAAAGCACCTGTTGAAGCAGCTTTACCTGAAATTTCCAGACAAATGACTTTCGTTGAATTACAAGAGCCTTTATTTACAGCGATGAAAGTTTCATTTTTTACCGCTTTTTTAATTTCTTTACCGGTTATTTTTTGGCAATTTTGGAAATTTGTAGCACCAGGACTTTACGACAATGAAAAAAAACTAGTGATACCTTTTGTAAGCTTTGCGAGCATTATGTTTGCGCTTGGTGCTTTGTTTTGTTATTACGTTGTTATCCCTTTGGCTTTTAAATTTTTGATTGATTTTGGGGTGCAAACACAAGACTTTAAGCCTTTGATCAGCATAGGTTTATATGTAGGATTTTTTACTAAATTAGTGATTGCTTTTGGTTTAGCTTTTGAAATGCCGGTTATAACCTTTTTCTTTGCCAAACTTGGACTAGTTGACGATGCGTTTTTAAAAAAGCATTTTAGGGTTTCAGTTTTAGTGATCTTTGTTTTTTCTGCAATGATGACACCCCCTGATGTGATTTCACAATTTTTAATGGCGGTGCCTTTGTGTGGACTTTATGGAATTTCTATTTATATCGCTAAAAAAGTCAATCCAAGCAAAAAAGAAGATGACACAGATGAATGA